A single region of the Chroococcidiopsis thermalis PCC 7203 genome encodes:
- the rppB gene encoding two-component system sensor histidine kinase RppB — protein MAWDIVLTSSSLQNRLFLLTRWRLAGIFASVVGLVCTLAGFILYHTIAHTGLAALDRELESVASTLHDSLEPSLDYPNRVKPDAQKILPSLCTDGIGCLTRTVASKSHSTSIFDQSNYYLRLLNNSGSLVAVAGFHPTGLPILLEQDTWQILQDRDGRRYRQISLSLHPNQNLLWGYIQVGRSLEDFDRSLAYLRLILLAGIPIGIIAIGASAWWFSGVTIQPIYSSYLKMRQFTADAAHELRTPIATIQATMENKSQIEPWSEQEIENALTTIERQNNRLSRLVEDLLLLSRMENPAKTLHKQQALVMKLSSCNLNELVSDVVEGFSILKIAATLKLTADIRVRQALYAIGDEEHLGRLISNLVSNAMQYTPPGGRVTLVLDRHEHYAIIQVVDTGIGIASEHQARIFDRFYRVNSDRSRQSGGTGLGLAIAQAIVQAHHGSIQVQSELGRGSTFTVRLPLN, from the coding sequence ATGGCATGGGATATCGTTTTAACATCATCCTCGCTCCAGAATAGGCTGTTTCTACTGACTCGCTGGCGACTGGCAGGAATATTTGCTAGCGTTGTTGGACTGGTTTGCACTCTAGCTGGATTTATTCTTTATCACACGATCGCCCATACAGGTTTAGCAGCTTTAGATCGAGAATTGGAATCTGTAGCAAGTACGCTGCACGATAGCCTCGAACCAAGCCTAGATTACCCTAATCGCGTAAAACCGGACGCTCAAAAAATCTTACCAAGTCTATGCACGGATGGGATCGGCTGCTTAACGCGAACAGTAGCGTCCAAGTCTCATTCTACAAGTATCTTTGACCAAAGCAACTACTACCTACGTTTATTAAACAACTCTGGAAGCCTGGTTGCCGTGGCAGGTTTTCACCCTACGGGGCTGCCAATTTTGCTAGAACAGGACACTTGGCAAATCCTCCAAGACCGCGATGGTCGGCGTTATCGTCAAATTTCTTTATCTCTTCATCCTAACCAGAATCTGCTTTGGGGATACATCCAGGTGGGGCGATCGCTGGAGGACTTCGATCGGTCGCTTGCTTACTTGCGATTAATTCTATTAGCAGGGATACCAATCGGCATCATTGCGATCGGAGCTTCAGCTTGGTGGTTTTCAGGAGTAACGATCCAACCCATTTATAGTTCTTATTTAAAAATGCGACAGTTTACAGCTGACGCTGCCCATGAATTGCGGACTCCCATAGCAACGATTCAAGCCACTATGGAAAACAAAAGCCAGATCGAGCCTTGGTCCGAGCAAGAGATAGAGAACGCTCTAACAACCATCGAACGTCAGAATAATCGCCTTTCGCGATTAGTTGAGGATCTTTTGTTACTTTCGCGGATGGAAAATCCGGCAAAAACATTGCACAAACAGCAAGCGTTAGTAATGAAACTGAGTTCCTGTAATTTAAACGAATTAGTCAGTGATGTAGTAGAAGGATTTTCTATTCTGAAAATTGCCGCTACTTTAAAGCTAACAGCTGATATACGGGTACGCCAAGCCCTTTACGCGATCGGAGATGAAGAGCATCTCGGTCGCTTAATTTCTAACCTCGTGAGCAATGCAATGCAGTACACCCCCCCAGGGGGTAGAGTCACGCTCGTGCTAGACCGACACGAGCATTATGCCATCATTCAGGTTGTAGACACGGGCATCGGCATTGCTTCCGAACACCAAGCTCGAATTTTCGACCGCTTCTATCGCGTGAATAGCGATCGCTCTCGCCAGTCGGGGGGTACTGGATTAGGACTAGCGATTGCTCAAGCGATCGTCCAAGCACATCATGGCAGCATTCAGGTTCAAAGTGAGTTGGGTAGGGGAAGTACGTTTACTGTTCGGCTACCCTTAAACTAA
- a CDS encoding proton extrusion protein PcxA translates to MKKYWHDAIDWLWQTPERSLNAAYNAALEIERIENEYLRGGQVLSLDDYSDNVVNYIDSELSKYLQIAQTRLSEFKLSRSILNLFIINVFSNTKNSNISELEQEDIIDNRQTIEVKTVTYKIIEKLNFVEEILIKYKFSNSKNKVKCNLISQTSETASDTSLIQLGEQISMKKTQALQNKFNKLISAKKSASRTSLDEPSVIPRSIGRTIEKLKRDLNPNAETEVIQEFRRSRYRTIVSIRYLLILVLVPFLMNQLAKGIIISPLVNSFWNNNQSNIYLNSSQEERAFTELKSFEEKLKFDFLAGKSLAFTPEITETKLKQKASELAQKYKLESNNALKSIFADLLSVATFVALLVIGKRQIAIFKSFIDEIVYGLSDSAKAFLIILLTDLFVGFHSSHGWEVILENTLKHFGLPENKDFVFMFIATFPVVLDVIFKYWIFRYLNRISPSAVATYRNMNE, encoded by the coding sequence ATGAAGAAGTATTGGCATGATGCTATCGATTGGCTGTGGCAAACCCCCGAACGTTCTCTGAATGCAGCTTATAATGCAGCACTTGAGATCGAAAGGATAGAAAATGAGTACCTTAGAGGTGGGCAAGTCTTATCACTGGATGATTATAGCGATAATGTTGTTAACTATATTGATTCTGAATTATCTAAATATCTACAAATTGCTCAGACTAGATTATCAGAATTTAAGCTAAGCCGTTCTATTCTCAACCTATTCATTATAAATGTTTTCTCTAATACTAAAAATTCAAATATTTCTGAACTGGAACAAGAGGACATAATAGATAATCGTCAGACTATAGAAGTAAAAACCGTTACTTATAAAATAATAGAAAAACTAAATTTCGTTGAAGAAATTCTTATTAAATATAAATTTTCAAATTCAAAAAATAAAGTTAAGTGCAATTTAATATCTCAAACAAGTGAGACAGCTAGCGACACTTCCTTAATTCAGCTTGGCGAACAAATTTCTATGAAAAAAACTCAAGCACTACAAAATAAATTTAATAAACTCATCTCAGCAAAAAAATCGGCATCAAGGACATCGCTTGATGAACCTAGCGTTATTCCCCGTTCCATTGGTCGAACTATAGAAAAACTCAAAAGGGACTTGAACCCAAATGCAGAAACTGAGGTGATTCAAGAGTTTCGCCGCTCTCGGTATCGAACCATCGTTTCTATACGTTATTTATTAATTCTTGTTCTAGTACCTTTTTTAATGAATCAGCTAGCTAAAGGAATTATAATAAGTCCTTTAGTAAATTCATTTTGGAATAATAACCAATCAAATATTTATTTGAATTCTTCTCAAGAAGAAAGAGCCTTTACTGAATTAAAAAGTTTTGAAGAGAAACTTAAATTTGATTTTTTAGCTGGAAAATCTCTAGCTTTTACTCCAGAAATTACAGAAACAAAGTTAAAACAAAAAGCTTCTGAACTAGCTCAAAAATATAAACTTGAGAGTAATAACGCACTTAAAAGTATTTTTGCAGATTTACTGTCAGTGGCTACGTTTGTAGCTTTACTTGTAATAGGAAAACGGCAGATAGCAATATTTAAGTCTTTTATTGACGAAATAGTCTATGGATTAAGTGATTCTGCCAAAGCATTTTTAATTATCCTGCTTACCGATCTATTTGTCGGCTTTCACTCTTCTCATGGTTGGGAAGTAATTTTGGAAAATACTTTAAAGCATTTCGGTCTTCCAGAAAATAAAGATTTTGTTTTTATGTTCATAGCCACTTTCCCAGTGGTCTTGGATGTGATCTTTAAGTATTGGATCTTTCGTTACCTTAATCGCATTTCACCCTCGGCAGTTGCTACTTACCGCAACATGAATGAATAA